The following proteins come from a genomic window of bacterium:
- a CDS encoding Lrp/AsnC family transcriptional regulator — protein MFDDRDRKILSILQSNARTSNAEIARRIGMAASAVLERIRKLEARGAIQGYEARVNPQNLGLGLTAFAFVTALEPLSEMKSGEALCQIPEIQEVHYIAGEDCYLVKIRVADPEALGRLIREKIGAIPGMHRTRSTMVLTTLKDGMSLPL, from the coding sequence ATGTTCGACGACCGAGACCGAAAAATCCTGTCGATTCTACAGTCCAATGCTCGTACTTCGAACGCCGAGATCGCCCGCCGCATCGGCATGGCCGCTTCGGCGGTTCTGGAGCGGATCCGCAAGCTGGAGGCTCGCGGTGCGATTCAGGGCTACGAAGCCCGGGTCAATCCCCAGAACCTGGGTCTGGGCCTGACGGCTTTCGCCTTCGTGACCGCACTGGAACCGCTCAGCGAGATGAAGTCGGGCGAGGCACTGTGCCAGATCCCGGAAATCCAGGAAGTCCACTACATCGCCGGAGAAGACTGTTATCTGGTCAAGATTCGCGTAGCCGACCCCGAAGCTCTCGGTCGGCTGATTCGAGAAAAGATTGGCGCCATCCCCGGGATGCACCGCACTCGCAGCACCATGGTCTTGACCACGCTGAAAGACGGAATGTCCCTGCCCCTTTAG